A single window of Cheilinus undulatus linkage group 12, ASM1832078v1, whole genome shotgun sequence DNA harbors:
- the apbb3 gene encoding amyloid-beta A4 precursor protein-binding family B member 3 isoform X2, producing the protein MMGKDYMLAIIIVNYDDNIWTDQNLLLDPDLPSGWRTIKDSTGTYYWHVPTGATQWQHPRLSMTPQLLHTQQEEAEQQSSNTETDGAPEARSSWHEDYLTNHDPDAKCFAVRSLGWLEVEEEDLSPGRSSLAVSNVIQQLSHCNSPEQRERPGAWGEGREMMLVLKKDTLTLLDPLDHTPLHCQPIINIRVWGVGCNNGRDFAFVAGDKDSCVLKCHVFRCNAPAKAIAKALHEMCSKMMSEKTTRPSRSLTMESISPEDLPRQVEFLEAVRQQVQKFEVQYIGNLPVSRAMGMEVLNRAIESIMNSTDRDEWEPIVIHVTDNILSLWRGEEGEEPFWECQVRFLTFLGVGHDSHTFAVIVDGGTQRFECHVFWCEPDAGILSEAVQAACMVQYQKCLVAQTPPPRSKSWRGTPSKVKRANSMDGAAFPPLTSHYHSSSSGSGSSMMVPRITKGIGSSGNVRKGMMAFFETFRNKQAATS; encoded by the exons ATGATGGGCAAGGATTACATGTTGGCCATCATCATCGTGAACTATGACG ACAACATCTGGACTGATCAGAACCTGCTGCTGGACCCTGACCTCCCCTCTGGCTGGAGAACCATCAAGGACTCAACAGGAACTTATTACTGGCACGTTCCCACTGGCGCCACCCAGTGGCAGCACCCCCGCCTCAGCATGACACCACAGCTGCTTCACACGCAG CAGGAAGAGGCTGAGCAGCAGAGCTCTaacacagagacagatggagCTCCTGAGGCCAG GTCGTCTTGGCATGAAGATTATCTCACCAACCATGATCCAGATGCCAAG tgTTTCGCCGTGCGCTCTCTGGGCTGGTTGGAGGTCGAAGAGGAGGATCTGTCTCCCGGTCGCAGCAGCCTGGCGGTCAGCAACGTCATCCAGCAGCTGTCTCACTGCAACAGCCCCGAACAGCGGGAACGGCCGGGAGCATGGGGGGAG GGTCGTGAGATGATGCTTGTCCTGAAGAAAGACACTCTGACGTTACTGGACCCTTTAGACCACACCCCTCTGCACTGTCAACCAATCATCAACATCCGTGTGTGGGGGGTGGGCTGCAACAACGGCAG GGACTTTGCCTTTGTGGCGGGCGATAAGGACAGCTGCGTGCTGAAGTGTCATGTGTTTCGCTGCAACGCTCCAGCCAAAGCCATCGCCAAGGCGCTGCACGAGATGTGCTCCAAG ATGATGTCAGAGAAGACAACTAGGCCGTCTCGCTCTCTGACAATGGAGAGTATCTCACCTGAAGACTTGCCCAGACAAG TGGAGTTCCTAGAGGCTGTCCGGCAGCAGGTGCAGAAGTTTGAGGTCCAGTACATCGGGAATCTTCCCGTGTCCAGAGCCATGG GTATGGAGGTGTTGAACAGAGCCATTGAGAGCATCATGAACTCTACAGACAGAGACGAGTGGGAGCCGATCGTCATCCATGTCACTGACAACATCCTATCTCTTTGGCGGGGGGAG GAGGGGGAAGAGCCTTTCTGGGAATGTCAGGTGCGTTTCCTCACCTTCCTGGGTGTTGGCCACGACAGCCACACCTTCGCTGTGATCGTGGATGGCGGTACGCAGCGGTTCGAGTGTCATGTGTTCTGGTGTGAGCCGGATGCAGGGATCCTGTCCGAGGCGGTGCAGGCAGCATGCATG GTTCAGTACCAGAAATGTCTGGTGGCTCAGACTCCTCCTCCCAGGAGCAAGTCTTGGCGTGGGACCCCATCGAAGGTCAAACGGGCCAACTCCATGGACGGCGCCGCCTTCCCTCCACTTACATCACATTACCACAGCAGCAGTAGCGGGAGCGGCAGCTCCATGATGGTGCCGAGGATCACCAAAGGCATCGGCAGCAGTGGCAACGTGAGGAAGGGGATGATGGCTTTCTTCGAAACGTTCCGGAACAAACAGGCAGCCACCTCCTAA
- the apbb3 gene encoding amyloid-beta A4 precursor protein-binding family B member 3 isoform X1 — MMGKDYMLAIIIVNYDDNIWTDQNLLLDPDLPSGWRTIKDSTGTYYWHVPTGATQWQHPRLSMTPQLLHTQQEEAEQQSSNTETDGAPEARSSWHEDYLTNHDPDAKCFAVRSLGWLEVEEEDLSPGRSSLAVSNVIQQLSHCNSPEQRERPGAWGEGREMMLVLKKDTLTLLDPLDHTPLHCQPIINIRVWGVGCNNGRDRDFAFVAGDKDSCVLKCHVFRCNAPAKAIAKALHEMCSKMMSEKTTRPSRSLTMESISPEDLPRQVEFLEAVRQQVQKFEVQYIGNLPVSRAMGMEVLNRAIESIMNSTDRDEWEPIVIHVTDNILSLWRGEEGEEPFWECQVRFLTFLGVGHDSHTFAVIVDGGTQRFECHVFWCEPDAGILSEAVQAACMVQYQKCLVAQTPPPRSKSWRGTPSKVKRANSMDGAAFPPLTSHYHSSSSGSGSSMMVPRITKGIGSSGNVRKGMMAFFETFRNKQAATS, encoded by the exons ATGATGGGCAAGGATTACATGTTGGCCATCATCATCGTGAACTATGACG ACAACATCTGGACTGATCAGAACCTGCTGCTGGACCCTGACCTCCCCTCTGGCTGGAGAACCATCAAGGACTCAACAGGAACTTATTACTGGCACGTTCCCACTGGCGCCACCCAGTGGCAGCACCCCCGCCTCAGCATGACACCACAGCTGCTTCACACGCAG CAGGAAGAGGCTGAGCAGCAGAGCTCTaacacagagacagatggagCTCCTGAGGCCAG GTCGTCTTGGCATGAAGATTATCTCACCAACCATGATCCAGATGCCAAG tgTTTCGCCGTGCGCTCTCTGGGCTGGTTGGAGGTCGAAGAGGAGGATCTGTCTCCCGGTCGCAGCAGCCTGGCGGTCAGCAACGTCATCCAGCAGCTGTCTCACTGCAACAGCCCCGAACAGCGGGAACGGCCGGGAGCATGGGGGGAG GGTCGTGAGATGATGCTTGTCCTGAAGAAAGACACTCTGACGTTACTGGACCCTTTAGACCACACCCCTCTGCACTGTCAACCAATCATCAACATCCGTGTGTGGGGGGTGGGCTGCAACAACGGCAG GGACAG GGACTTTGCCTTTGTGGCGGGCGATAAGGACAGCTGCGTGCTGAAGTGTCATGTGTTTCGCTGCAACGCTCCAGCCAAAGCCATCGCCAAGGCGCTGCACGAGATGTGCTCCAAG ATGATGTCAGAGAAGACAACTAGGCCGTCTCGCTCTCTGACAATGGAGAGTATCTCACCTGAAGACTTGCCCAGACAAG TGGAGTTCCTAGAGGCTGTCCGGCAGCAGGTGCAGAAGTTTGAGGTCCAGTACATCGGGAATCTTCCCGTGTCCAGAGCCATGG GTATGGAGGTGTTGAACAGAGCCATTGAGAGCATCATGAACTCTACAGACAGAGACGAGTGGGAGCCGATCGTCATCCATGTCACTGACAACATCCTATCTCTTTGGCGGGGGGAG GAGGGGGAAGAGCCTTTCTGGGAATGTCAGGTGCGTTTCCTCACCTTCCTGGGTGTTGGCCACGACAGCCACACCTTCGCTGTGATCGTGGATGGCGGTACGCAGCGGTTCGAGTGTCATGTGTTCTGGTGTGAGCCGGATGCAGGGATCCTGTCCGAGGCGGTGCAGGCAGCATGCATG GTTCAGTACCAGAAATGTCTGGTGGCTCAGACTCCTCCTCCCAGGAGCAAGTCTTGGCGTGGGACCCCATCGAAGGTCAAACGGGCCAACTCCATGGACGGCGCCGCCTTCCCTCCACTTACATCACATTACCACAGCAGCAGTAGCGGGAGCGGCAGCTCCATGATGGTGCCGAGGATCACCAAAGGCATCGGCAGCAGTGGCAACGTGAGGAAGGGGATGATGGCTTTCTTCGAAACGTTCCGGAACAAACAGGCAGCCACCTCCTAA
- the apbb3 gene encoding amyloid-beta A4 precursor protein-binding family B member 3 isoform X3, with protein sequence MMGKDYMLAIIIVNYDDNIWTDQNLLLDPDLPSGWRTIKDSTGTYYWHVPTGATQWQHPRLSMTPQLLHTQQEEAEQQSSNTETDGAPEARSSWHEDYLTNHDPDAKCFAVRSLGWLEVEEEDLSPGRSSLAVSNVIQQLSHCNSPEQRERPGAWGEGREMMLVLKKDTLTLLDPLDHTPLHCQPIINIRVWGVGCNNGRDRDFAFVAGDKDSCVLKCHVFRCNAPAKAIAKALHEMCSKMMSEKTTRPSRSLTMESISPEDLPRQVEFLEAVRQQVQKFEVQYIGNLPVSRAMGMEVLNRAIESIMNSTDRDEWEPIVIHVTDNILSLWRGEVQYQKCLVAQTPPPRSKSWRGTPSKVKRANSMDGAAFPPLTSHYHSSSSGSGSSMMVPRITKGIGSSGNVRKGMMAFFETFRNKQAATS encoded by the exons ATGATGGGCAAGGATTACATGTTGGCCATCATCATCGTGAACTATGACG ACAACATCTGGACTGATCAGAACCTGCTGCTGGACCCTGACCTCCCCTCTGGCTGGAGAACCATCAAGGACTCAACAGGAACTTATTACTGGCACGTTCCCACTGGCGCCACCCAGTGGCAGCACCCCCGCCTCAGCATGACACCACAGCTGCTTCACACGCAG CAGGAAGAGGCTGAGCAGCAGAGCTCTaacacagagacagatggagCTCCTGAGGCCAG GTCGTCTTGGCATGAAGATTATCTCACCAACCATGATCCAGATGCCAAG tgTTTCGCCGTGCGCTCTCTGGGCTGGTTGGAGGTCGAAGAGGAGGATCTGTCTCCCGGTCGCAGCAGCCTGGCGGTCAGCAACGTCATCCAGCAGCTGTCTCACTGCAACAGCCCCGAACAGCGGGAACGGCCGGGAGCATGGGGGGAG GGTCGTGAGATGATGCTTGTCCTGAAGAAAGACACTCTGACGTTACTGGACCCTTTAGACCACACCCCTCTGCACTGTCAACCAATCATCAACATCCGTGTGTGGGGGGTGGGCTGCAACAACGGCAG GGACAG GGACTTTGCCTTTGTGGCGGGCGATAAGGACAGCTGCGTGCTGAAGTGTCATGTGTTTCGCTGCAACGCTCCAGCCAAAGCCATCGCCAAGGCGCTGCACGAGATGTGCTCCAAG ATGATGTCAGAGAAGACAACTAGGCCGTCTCGCTCTCTGACAATGGAGAGTATCTCACCTGAAGACTTGCCCAGACAAG TGGAGTTCCTAGAGGCTGTCCGGCAGCAGGTGCAGAAGTTTGAGGTCCAGTACATCGGGAATCTTCCCGTGTCCAGAGCCATGG GTATGGAGGTGTTGAACAGAGCCATTGAGAGCATCATGAACTCTACAGACAGAGACGAGTGGGAGCCGATCGTCATCCATGTCACTGACAACATCCTATCTCTTTGGCGGGGGGAG GTTCAGTACCAGAAATGTCTGGTGGCTCAGACTCCTCCTCCCAGGAGCAAGTCTTGGCGTGGGACCCCATCGAAGGTCAAACGGGCCAACTCCATGGACGGCGCCGCCTTCCCTCCACTTACATCACATTACCACAGCAGCAGTAGCGGGAGCGGCAGCTCCATGATGGTGCCGAGGATCACCAAAGGCATCGGCAGCAGTGGCAACGTGAGGAAGGGGATGATGGCTTTCTTCGAAACGTTCCGGAACAAACAGGCAGCCACCTCCTAA
- the sra1 gene encoding steroid receptor RNA activator 1 isoform X1, giving the protein MEDMYIKPGNQERGWNDPPQFSYGLQKARGPNKNLLNKRAAPPPAAGSGPPPMTPPSSGPLAPPPIGQAPPPLNPAAGPPPSCVAMPPPPSGPVRCQTEADSSQSESEPDLEAVMSVLSGALAACRETVKVQVCNDVAKRLRLLEDSWRSGRLSLPVKRRMDCLSKELHSARWDSADDIHRSLMVDHVTEVSQWMVGVKRLIAETRNLTPDRLEGFCKPAELEQEPENLDQDQEKPEQNPEIAHQDLEELDQEAACES; this is encoded by the exons ATGGAGGACATGTACATTAAACCAG GTAACCAGGAGCGAGGTTGGAATGATCCTCCTCAATTCTCGTATGGCCTTCAAAAGGCCCGCGGACCAAATAAGAACCTCCTGAACAAGAGAGCAGCTCCACCTCCAGCAGCAG GCTCTGGACCCCCTCCAATGACTCCTCCCTCCTCTGGTCCTCTGGCTCCACCACCTATAGGTCAAGCCCCGCCCCCTCTAAATCCAG CAGCTGGTCCTCCTCCTAGCTGTGTAGCCATGCCCCCTCCTCCTTCAGGACCAGTCAGATGTCAGACAGAGGCAgacagcagccaatcagagagcgaGCCAGATTTGGAGGCTGTGATGTCAGTGCTGAGCGGAGCGCTGGCCGCTTGCAGAGAGACGGTTAAA GTTCAGGTGTGTAATGATGTAGCAAAGAGACTCCGCCTCCTGGAGGACAGCTGGAGGTCGGGGAGACTGAGTCTACCTGTCAAGAGACGCATGGACTGTTTGTCTAAAG agTTACACTCGGCCCGTTGGGATTCAGCCGACGACATCCATCGCTCTCTGATGGTCGACCATGTGACTGAAGTCAGCCAGTGGATGGTTGGTGTCAAACGACTCATCGCTGAGACTAGAAATCTCACGCCGGACCGCTTAGAGGGTTTCTGCAAACCAGCAGAACTAGAGCAGGAGCCAGAAAACCTGGACCAGGATCAAGAAAAACCTGAACAGAATCCAGAAATAGCACATCAAGATCTAGAAGAACTGGATCAGGAGGCAGCATGTGAATCTTGA
- the sra1 gene encoding steroid receptor RNA activator 1 isoform X2, with amino-acid sequence MEDMYIKPGNQERGWNDPPQFSYGLQKARGPNKNLLNKRAAPPPAAGSGPPPMTPPSSGPLAPPPIGQAPPPLNPAGPPPSCVAMPPPPSGPVRCQTEADSSQSESEPDLEAVMSVLSGALAACRETVKVQVCNDVAKRLRLLEDSWRSGRLSLPVKRRMDCLSKELHSARWDSADDIHRSLMVDHVTEVSQWMVGVKRLIAETRNLTPDRLEGFCKPAELEQEPENLDQDQEKPEQNPEIAHQDLEELDQEAACES; translated from the exons ATGGAGGACATGTACATTAAACCAG GTAACCAGGAGCGAGGTTGGAATGATCCTCCTCAATTCTCGTATGGCCTTCAAAAGGCCCGCGGACCAAATAAGAACCTCCTGAACAAGAGAGCAGCTCCACCTCCAGCAGCAG GCTCTGGACCCCCTCCAATGACTCCTCCCTCCTCTGGTCCTCTGGCTCCACCACCTATAGGTCAAGCCCCGCCCCCTCTAAATCCAG CTGGTCCTCCTCCTAGCTGTGTAGCCATGCCCCCTCCTCCTTCAGGACCAGTCAGATGTCAGACAGAGGCAgacagcagccaatcagagagcgaGCCAGATTTGGAGGCTGTGATGTCAGTGCTGAGCGGAGCGCTGGCCGCTTGCAGAGAGACGGTTAAA GTTCAGGTGTGTAATGATGTAGCAAAGAGACTCCGCCTCCTGGAGGACAGCTGGAGGTCGGGGAGACTGAGTCTACCTGTCAAGAGACGCATGGACTGTTTGTCTAAAG agTTACACTCGGCCCGTTGGGATTCAGCCGACGACATCCATCGCTCTCTGATGGTCGACCATGTGACTGAAGTCAGCCAGTGGATGGTTGGTGTCAAACGACTCATCGCTGAGACTAGAAATCTCACGCCGGACCGCTTAGAGGGTTTCTGCAAACCAGCAGAACTAGAGCAGGAGCCAGAAAACCTGGACCAGGATCAAGAAAAACCTGAACAGAATCCAGAAATAGCACATCAAGATCTAGAAGAACTGGATCAGGAGGCAGCATGTGAATCTTGA